In one window of Prionailurus bengalensis isolate Pbe53 chromosome B3, Fcat_Pben_1.1_paternal_pri, whole genome shotgun sequence DNA:
- the L3HYPDH gene encoding trans-3-hydroxy-L-proline dehydratase, producing the protein MERALAVPRLPPHDPGTPALSVVDMHTGGEPLRIVLAGCPEVVGPTLLAKRRYMRQHLDHLRRRLMFEPRGHRDMYGAVLVPSELPDAHLGVLFLHNEGYSSMCGHAVLALGRFAVDFGLVPAPPAAAREARVNIHCPCGLVAAFVECEGGRSRGPVRFHSVPAFALATDLLVDVPGRGKMVVDIAYGGAFYAFVSAEKVGLDVCSAKTRDLVDAASAVTEAVKAQFKINHPESEDLSFLYGTILTDGKDTYSEEPTTNICVFADEQVDRSPTGSGVTARIALQYHKGLLELNQTRAFKSSATGSVFTGKAVREAKCGDFKAVIVEVSGQAHYTGTASFIVENDDPLRDGFLLK; encoded by the exons ATGGAGAGAGCGCTGGCGGTGCCACGGCTGCCGCCGCACGACCCGGGGACACCGGCGCTGTCGGTGGTGGACATGCACACGGGCGGCGAGCCCTTGCGCATCGTGCTGGCGGGGTGTCCGGAAGTGGTCGGCCCCACACTACTGGCCAAGCGGCGCTACATGCGCCAGCACCTTGACCACCTGCGACGACGGCTCATGTTCGAGCCACGCGGGCACCGGGACATGTACGGGGCTGTGTTGGTGCCTAGCGAGTTGCCGGACGCGCACCTGGGCGTCCTGTTTCTGCATAACGAGGGCTACAGCTCCATGTGCGGCCACGCAGTGCTGGCGCTGGGCCGCTTCGCAGTCGACTTCGGGCTGGTCCCCGCGCCCCCTGCCGCTGCCCGCGAGGCCCGCGTCAACATCCACTGCCCGTGCGGGCTGGTGGCCGCCTTCGTGGAATGCGAGGGCGGCCGCAGTCGCGGCCCTGTGCGCTTCCACAGCGTCCCGGCCTTCGCGCTGGCCACAG ATCTCTTAGTGGATGTTCCTGGTCGTGGAAAGATGGTGGTAGACATTGCATATGGCGGGGCGTTTTATGCATTTGTTAGTGCTGAAAAGGTAGGACTTGATGTTTGTTCTGCAAAGACAAGGGACCTTGTGGATGCAGCAAGTGCAGTGACGGAAGCCGTCAAAGCTCAG tttaaaattaaCCATCCTGAGAGTGAAGACCTTTCCTTTCTGTATGGAACTATATTAACAGATGGAAAAGACACTTACAGTGAGGAACCAACCACCAACATCTGTGTGTTTGCAGATGAACAG GTTGACAGAAGTCCTACTGGATCAGGAGTGACAGCTCGAATTGCCTTACAGTATCACAAAGGGCTTCTAGAACTGAACCAGACCAGAGCCTTTAAAAGTAGTGCAACCGGCTCAGTATTCACAGGGAAGGCTGTCAGG GAAGCAAAATGTGGGGATTTTAAAGCTGTTATAGTGGAAGTATCTGGGCAAGCCCATTATACAGGGACAGCAAGTTTTATAGTGGAAAATGATGACCCACTGAGGGATGGATTCCTTCTCAAGTGA